GTCTAATAGAAAATAAATAAAATGGAGGATACTTTGCAATGTGGGCTTTATGTGCCGGCATTCTGGCGGGAGGATTAGCAGGTTATTTTTTAAAAATTCCTTCAGGGGCTCTTGTTGGAGGAATGGTAGGAGGCCTCGTCGTTAAAAGTTTTTTAGGTACGGGAGCACAGCCTCTTCGTCTTCTCTCTTTTCTTTCTCAACTTTTAGTCGCCTACGTGATTGTGGCGCAGGCAGATATAGCTTCGGTAAAAGAAATTCCGCGTTTTATTCCAGTGGCGATTTTATATAGCCTTGCCATTTTGGGAGTAAGTATTCTTTTTGCACGGGGAGTTTCTAAACTATGTGGTATCGACCTCATGACAGCAGTGTACTCTACGGCTCCAGGTGGACTTTCAGGTTTGGGGCTTGCGGCAGTAGAGGCAGGTGCGAATGCACCTATTT
This portion of the Aminobacterium mobile DSM 12262 genome encodes:
- a CDS encoding AbrB family transcriptional regulator — encoded protein: MWALCAGILAGGLAGYFLKIPSGALVGGMVGGLVVKSFLGTGAQPLRLLSFLSQLLVAYVIVAQADIASVKEIPRFIPVAILYSLAILGVSILFARGVSKLCGIDLMTAVYSTAPGGLSGLGLAAVEAGANAPISLLFHVIRITVVLISIPFIALFLGHGH